The Peribacillus simplex genome contains the following window.
CCGCATATGAGAGAGTACGGCCTGCCGCCCCCTCATCTCCTATGAATAAAGGCAAATTAACACTTACATCGGCAAATGGCGGCACAAGGTCGATCATTTTATTATTCAAGAAACCTGTGCGATGGTCCAAGTAATCCTTGGCCAGAACTTCATTCAGTTCTTCCATTGAACGGGTACGGTAACTGTCGGGACTGATTTTCGGGCTTGGCTGTAACGTAATCCTGGCACGCTCCTTCGAGTCATCAGGTAATGTTGAGCAAACCAGACACAATGGGTCTGGTAAAAATGAGTGCCACGAGCCATTCAGCGTTTTCAAGTTGATGATTGATACACGCCCTTCCGAACAGGCGCGTTCTCCTTTCATCGCCTTCCTTACCTCTGCCCCAATCAGGTGTGCCATCTGCAAAAGGCCTGTGCGTGATGCAGCCGCATCACGATCCATCCCCCCATTTTCCTCCAGCTGTTTGCGGATTTCCCACATTTCTTTTCGATCACGCCCAGCCATGAGATGCCTTTGGTCCGCACATTGTGAGCAGCCAGGAACATCCGGGTGCACCAACGGACCTATCACTCCCTCTCCAAATGAAATGAACCCCCGCAGCCATGGAATGCCCGCTTGCCTTATCACCTCTTCCGCCTTTAAATGGACAGCTGGATTCCAGGCATCTTGCAGCAGAAGGACCATAGCCGTCGTTTGCGGTATTCCTGCCTCGAAATCGGTTTGGCGATTCACCTGATATTGGCCGGACAGGTCCCCATGAACATGGTCGGCCAGCACTCCTTCCCCGACAACCAATACGTCAGTTTTCACCCTGATTCCTCCTCTCGCAAAAGCACCCCAAACACTCCTGCCATTTCTTCCTTCAAGAAAGTTTCCAGTTCTAATTCGAAAACGAAGATTCGCTTCTTATTCTTCTTCAAGACTTGAATGGCGGACTTTAATATCTCGGAATCCCCCGTCACCCCGCACGAAGGAATCACAAGATTCAAGGGCTTTTCTTCCTTAAGAACAGGCGATGCCACTAAATCTGGAGCTGTGAGGCAAATGGTCTGGTTTTGGACTTTCATGACGGCCTTTTGCAACGCGTTCCGTAATGCGATCGTTACATTCAAACCGACAGCTCCGGACCAGCCGTCGCTCGTTCCTGCCCAAACTACCGGGAAACCAGACACTTCCTCACCCAACGCGATGATCGGATCTCCTTGCAGCCGGGTCAACGCTTGTAAATAATACCGGCAGCGTTCATCATCCACCTCTGCCAACTGCACTGCCACAAGATTCTCCTGGTTGAGCTCCTTATTTCCAAACTCTGTATCCAAACTGCTTTGCAACCCACGGCAAGCACATTCAGCAAATGTTTCCCCTGCTCCGACACCGATGGATTCCTTTATTTCGCCTGCTCCTTTAAGCGGAGATAGAGTCGGTACGAGCTGGCTGAGTGTTCGGGATACATATGCTTCAACCCCCGCCAGGCCGGTTTCCCTCCTCGCTTCCTCATGCGTCAGATCTGAACGGATAATATCAGGCAGAAGTTCGGCCGGGCCGGACGACAACGGATCAACAACCTGAACGCGGCATTGAGCCAACGGCAGCTGTTTTAAATCTCCCTCCTCCCAACTATGAAAGATCCCGGATTCCGCCGATGTCAACCGGCTGAAATACATAAACACTTTCCCAGGCTCACCCCTGCCCGATTTCTGTTCGAGCATCTGATCAAAATCTTCAATCCATTTAGCGGCCCCTTTTCCCGTCACCTCCGGATGTGGAATGAATGGATGCCATTTTCCCTCCAATGTTTCCATATCCAACAGATAGAATTGATTGGCTTGTTCTGCTGTAGTAACACCTGTAGCCTCTTTAAACCACTCGAATACCATTATATTGGCTAACATCGCTCCGGCTGTGGAGGAAAAAGAAGCAGACGCCTGATTCTTTTCCAGCACAGTTTGATGTAAACGATGCCACGCTGACTCCCAACACCCCTTGGAATCAGGATGGACAAGCGGACCAGCCATGCCTACTTGATTGATGATCAATGCAGGAAACAGGATCTTTTTCTCTTGCCTGCAAACCGAATGAAGTCCTCTTAACTCCTCTATATCACCCTCTTGTGACACATATAAAATCGTGTCAAAAGGCTGCACGATTTCCTGCCATTCAATCTCTTCTCCCTTTTCAAGCACGACCTCCCCTATGGAAACCTCGTCGTCCGTCTTACGCGCATGCGCCACGATTTCATTCAATCTTTTTCTATTGGTCGGTACCGTGTCCGTAATGAAGATTTGGAATGCGGGCAATCCGGATTCCAACAGCGAGGACACCAATGAAAGGAACAATGGGCCAGAGCCTATGGCCAACGCCTTTTTCTTTCGATAAGTTTCAAAACGGTAAGCCCCGGAATCGCCGCAGCTTTCCAGGAACTCGATTTGTGAAGCATACCTTTCAAGTACTTGATTCCTCAATTGATGGGGACTGTCCTGACTTACATCCCGTACAAACCCATTGCCGTACAAAACCTCGGCAATTTCCATCACCCTGTTCCGGTATGGGCCAGGCAATCCATCCGTCAACTCGCTCAATGTATGGTTTCCGTTGAACATCGGTAATAGCTTTTCAATCCACTGGACGATCGAGCCGCCCTCCATACGGAACGAACTTATGTTATTCCTGAAATACACACCTCTATTCGGTTCCGGAAGAAAAAACGTATCTCTCTTCACTTTCAAACGCATAGAAGGGGTCAAATTCACCATTCCGCTCCTCCTAACCCGATGCATTTTAAGTACTGCTATTAGCACAGCACTTCACTTTAATCCTATGTACAACAATTTGTCCCTTATGTCTAATGCTATAAAGAAAAGTCCCTGCACATGCAGGGACTTCCTTTAGAAAACCTGGATACTTAACCGCCGCAACGTCCGCAACGACCGCCGCAACCGCCGCAGCGACCACAACCTCCGCAACGGAACCCACAACCTCCACAACCCCCGCAACGACCGAACCCACAGCCCCCAATAAAGCAACCAAGGCAACCAAAACAACCAAAACCGAAACCTAAACCAAACTGACGAGAATCTTCCATTGGTTGCTGATATTGATCCCAAAGAACTGGCTGGCTTACCTGAAAATCGTCTACATTCAACATTTGAAGTTGATTTTGAAACTCATACATTTATATAACCTCCATATATTCATTGAGTGAATACTTATTACAGAAAAGGAAATAGGCTCAAGATAATCTGGGAACCCACACCACATCAAGTACTCCCTTCAACAAAATATGTAAGGGGAGTGGGTATTGCTACTGAAGAAAAAGCCTATTTTCACCAAATACCCATTCACGACGAATGCCTGATTACCATTAAAATACAAATAAAAAAAACAGAAAACCAGAAGGTTACATCCTTCCGGCTTTCATGCACACCTCTTTAAATTAAGGTTCTTACAAGTCACTTGCCTTTTCCTCTTCCTTATTTCAATGGAGGATCATTTATGTATAGCCATATCGATCGGTCGTCAGGATATGCTTAAATGGAAAGTCACCTTAATTCTGCAGTTGTTCATAACGCTTCCAGTTTACTGATTTCTCCAGCACGATAGATATCAATACACCCATTATGAGCCCATTGGTCAAAAAGGGCTGTAAAAGCGTGGGAACGCCCGAAAATGCATTAGGCAAGATATTCATCAAACTCACTCCGACCAATACTGGTACGGCAAGCCTGAATATCGTGTCTGAAGTAAAATGCTGACCCTTGACGCTGTTGAAAGCCGTGCCAAACAGTTGAAGGTAAGCGACGAACAATACAGCATTCCCGACTGTTATGGGCATGGTGGCCAGGAAAGAGATAAAAGGAGGAATGAGTCCGATTATGGTCAACAGCATGCCTCCAAATAAGAACGGCCTCCGCTCATAGATTTGAGTACTTTGCAAAAATCCAATGGATGAAGTAAAAGGTGTATACGGAACAAGGCCAAGCACAGGAGCGAAAATGGTAAAACCGCCAGTCATTAATAAAGAATTTCGATACTGCTTGTGGTCAGCTTCATCCCCCATTAACTCGGATGCAGCTTGAATGGAAGCGAACGTATTACACAAATTCAGTAATCCTGCAAAAAAAGAAATCGCTATTATCCCGAATTCCAGGTTTGGAACACCTAATGGGAAAAATGAAAAAGAGGCACTCGCCGACCCCATTTCTCCCCCAGCCTCAGGAAATAGCAGCGAGTAAAAAATCCACCCCACTATTATCCCGATCAAAATGGAGAAATTGCTAATGGTCCTTGGTCCTTTTATCTTTAATATACTTACTAAAAAGACAATCCCCAATGACAGAATACTGACCGGGATGTTAATTTCCCCATCCTCCGTGATCCCGAGCATCCCCTTAAAAAAGACAAAAATGAGCTGGAACGTCAGAAGGAATAAGTAAACGGTCATGACCATGGGAGTGAAAATCTTCTGGACATAAGAAATCAGGTTGAAGGCAGAAATAATGATGGTCACTACACCAGCTGCAATGAGGCCAGTCGCTATTCCCCCTCCTATTTCAGCATAACCGAGCCCTATGGATGGTGCAGATAACCCTAAATTCAACATCACTCCCCACAGTAGTCCGGAGTGCCCTTCCATAATAGGATACTTATGTCCCTTCCACCCCTGAATCACGCAAGCGATCCCGGTGAAAATGAGCGAGCTTCTCATGGTCATTTCCGTAACATTTGGAGGAAGATCAAAAGCTGCGCCAATCGATATTGGCACTACTACCGTATTTGCAAAAATAAAAAACAACCATTGAAAAGAAGAAAATAGAGTCACAGAAGATCTCCAACTTTTCATAGATTCCATCTCCTTTGAACATGATACTTTTCAAACTCATGGTGAATTTCACTTGTCCTTCCCTTGAAAATGGCGAAAGGACAGCACCATGCTAATAGACGCGGTCCCGGATGGTCCGCTGCTGCATTGCTGGTCACATGATTTATGTCATATGACCTTTGCAGATGCATGAGAAATGATAACGTTCCCAATAATAGTAACAAAGACTGCGGCTCCCTGCTAATTTGTTTGCTTGGATAAAGGATGCAAGGCAGGCAAACAGAGCGTTTTAAAATATAATATTGATAAAGACTGGGAGGGCTAATTCATATAGCCAAAAAAAATCACGTCCACAGCATATAACATATGTAAATAAAAGTACACGGAAGCCGCCAAAAACGAAAAAGGAAATCCGGAAGTATCCAGAGATCCTTAGGTTAGCCTTACAACTCTATTGACTGCTTTTGTTTATACAGTGAACCGGAAACTAAATTCCCCTTGTAAATGACCGCTTTACGTTCAGAACGCCTCGCAACCGCTTCTGCAGAACAGCTCGCGTCAATCAATACTAAGCTTGCAGCATCCCCAGCTTTCGGCCATATTCGGTTACCATTTTCATCTAATGGAGTTTTTCCGCCCGTTATATACCCAAGTGTTCGAGATAGGGAGACTTCATCAATCCATTTGAAGCGTTCCGCCAGCCTGCCGGCTCTCTCTAAGATGTCGCCATTCCCTAGAGGTGACCATACATCAAAGATATTATCATTACCTACTGATACTTCAACCCCTCTTTCATGTAATAAATCGACAGGGGGCATCTGTCTGTTAATGGGGACGCTGGTGACGATGGAAATCCCCGCATCCCTAAGAATGTCAGCCAGCTCATAGGCTTCTTCCTTGGATACGTCCCCTATACCGAACGCATGGCTTAATGCTACCCTGCCTTCCCAGCCTGCTTGCTTGGTCAGAGCTGCCAAACGTTTCATGGTGAACGTGCCCAGGTGGCCGGGATCATGTAAATGCAAGTCCACATCAGCGTCCGCTTCCACTGCTAGATCCATCAATTGCACAAGCGAAGCTTCAATATTGTTATCGACTGATGCTGGATCGACTGCCCCGACGATTCCTGCCCCGTTTCGCAATGCCTCCCTGACAAGCTTGGCAGAACCCGACCGCAACAATCCGTGCTGGGCAAATGCGACGATTTCTGAACTGAGTCTACTAGAATAGCCGGCAAGCGCCTGTTGTACTTGCTCTAAGTTTTGCAATCTCACTTCCGGGTAGATATCAACATGAGTCCGTACATGTGTGGAGCCAGAAGCTAAAAGTATTTCCAGTAAAGACTCTGCACGTTTACATGTGCTAGTTGCAATGGAAGGCAAAACCTTTTTCTCATTTTCAAAGCGTTCAATGACACTCGAGGAAGGAGTGCATGCTCTCCAAGCATCCCCCATCAGTGTTTTATCAAGATGGACATGCTTTTCAATGAAGGAGGGTAATGCCAGCAATCCTTTTGCATCTTCCACTGGTGAATCATTAGGTATGGCTTCCCCATCATTGATAATCTTCGTGATTTTTCCATCCTTCACCAACAGATGAAATAGCCCAGTTATCGTTCCTGTAACTCTTTCATTCTCTTTCCGGTAACCACATTCCAAACGAACATTCTTTAACAAATAGATTGTATTCATGCCCTTCATCCCTTCTTGAAATAGACATTCAATTCGCCTTCAAGGCAGATTCGCAGTCGAGTCCACCGTAAACAAGATTTCCATTGATCATGACTGCAGCGCGCGTCGATCTCCTGGCAACTGCCTCGGCAGCACTTGATGCATCCACAAATACCATACTTGCGTCATTTCCCACATTCGGCCATAAACGATTTCCTTCAGGGTCCAGTGTCTTGACCCCGCCCGTAATGAATTGGAGCGATTGAGACAATCCATACTCGTCCTTCCAGTTGTACCTCTCAGCCAATCTTCCTGCCTTTTCCAGCATATCTCCTGTACCGAATGGAGACCAGGAGTCATAAAAACCATCACATCCGAGAGCAACATGGACACCCTTTTCATGAAGTAAATCAATGGGGGGAATTACCCGGTTTATCGGAACAGTAGACATGATGGCTATTCCTAGGTTTGATAAAATACTGGCCAGTTCATGTGATTCTTCAATAGGGACATCCCCAAGTGCAAAGGCATGACTGACAGCCGCTCTATTTTTCCATCCAGCTTCCTCGATTAAAGAAGCCAGTTTTTTGATCGTATAAAATCCAAGATGACCTGGATCATGTATATGGATATCAATATCCGCATCAAACTCAACGGCTAGATCCACCATTTCATATAGGGAAGCTTCAATATTATTATCCACTCCACCAGGATCCAAGCCTCCCACCAAAGCCGCCCCTTCTTTCATCGCTTGTCTCATTAACCCTTTTGAATTCGTCCTTAGCAGTCCATGCTGGGGGAAAGCCACGATCTCATATGTCATTTTTCCTTTGAAACTACTTAGCGCCTTTTGAATTTCTTCCAAGTTTTTCATACCGATGTATGGGTCAATGTTAACATGCGTCCTTATATGCGTCGCACCGCCTCTTAACAATAGTTCAAGCATCCGTTCAGCCCGGAGTCGCCCAGTTTCAGCAAGTTCAGCAAGCTCTTCCGCTTCTAGTTTTAAGCGTTCCATTAAATTCGGAACCGGAGTGCATGATTTCCAGGGCAGTCCTAAATAGGTCTTGTCCAGATGGTTATGCATCTCTTTAAAAGGAGGAAGTGCAAGCAGCTTTTTCGCGTCTTGAACGGGCATATCCGTTTTCAAAGGCATACTTGAGGCCAATTGCAATTCCTCTATGATCCCATCTTTTATATACATGTTGTATGGAGCTGTCTTTGTTCGAACAATTCTTTCATTCTCAAAAACAAATCCACTATCAAGTGTAACGTTTGTAAGCCAGTATGCTTTATTCATCAAATTTCACTCTCTTTAATAGAAGATTAAACACCTGTCGTCTCGAAAGATGAAATAGATCCGCTAACTACATTGCCCCTGAAGATGACAGCGGCACGCTTTGATCTTCGGGCCACCGCTTCCGCTGAACAGCTTGCTTCAAGCAAAACGATATTCGCCACATCCCCGACATTAGGCCATGCCTTGATCCCGTCTTGGTTTAATGGGGTAGTCCCTCCCGTTATGAATTGCAGGCTTTTAGCTAATGAGCGTTCGTCAATCATGCGAAACCTCTCTGCAAGGCGGCCGACCTTTTCCAGATTGTCCCCAATGCCAAAGGGTGTCCAATGGTCAGTGATGCTGTCATTACCCAGTTCGACTTTCACCCCTTTTTCATGGAGCAGGGGGATGGGGATCGTCCTGAAGATAGGCACTGTGGATGTAATGGATATTCCTGTTTCCGAAAACCTTTCGGCTATACTCGTTGCTTCTGGAACTGAAACATCTGCCAAACCGCTGGCGTGGCTAACCGTTACCCTTCCTTGCCAGCCTGCGTCTTCCGTCATGGAAGCGAGACGTTGCATCGTAAAGAGTCCAAGCTGATCCGGATCATGTAAATGGACATCGATATCGGAATTCGATTCAACCGCGATATCCATGATCGTTTCAAGGGACCGCTCTATATTTTCATCAATTGTGGCGGGATCCACGCCTCCTACAAGATTCGCCCCATACTTCATGGCCTCCCGTAGTAATCCTGCGGAATTTGAGCGTAATAGTCCATGCTGTGGGAATGCGACGATTTCATACGTCAATTTATCCTTATACCCTTCTAACGCTTGAATGGTGGCCTCTAAATTTTTCAGACCTATCACGGGGTCAATGTTACAATGGGTGCGTATATGGGTAGATCCGAAGTCCAATAATAAATCCAGCATTTTTTCTGCTCTTACTTTAGCGGTAGGCAATAACTCGGGAAGTAAGACCTGCTCTTCCTCTATCCGGGTTTTCACGCCATTAATGGCAGGCATGCAAGCCTTCCAAGGTCCGCCATAGTACGTTTTATCAATGTGAATATGCATTTCTTTAAATGAAGGGACCATCAGGAGACCGTGAACATCATGCTGTGGGTCCTGATCTGTTATCGATTCCTTCGCTAATAAAATGGATGATATTATTCCATTTTCAATCTTAATGTGGTAATTTCCCGTTTCAGTACCGGTAATCGTTTCATTTTCATCATAAGTAAAACCATTTTCCAAGCGTACATTCGTCAACCAATACGATTGTGACATTAAACTCACCCTTCCATTCCAGATTGAACATGCGTCCCTTTCATTATAATTCTTAAGATCATCTAATAATTTCAGAATTTTTACTCTTTTTTATGTTATTTTTACTTATTGTGCCAAAGAAAAAAGGCTCACCCTAATGGATGAACCCTTTCTTCTTATCTCCCCATCACTTTATCGTTACTTCATTTATTTCCAGATAGCCTGAAGGACTGATTGAAAACCCTTTTACACCTTTCGAGACTGCGGCAACATTTTCAATGACCCTTACAGGAATATATGGGGTATCACTCATCTCAATCTCTTGTGCTTCTGAGTATAGGTCTTTGCGTTTTTCTTCGTCTTTTTCTTTACGGGCAGCATCTATTAAATTATCAACCTTTGGATTGCTGTAAAAGAAGGTATTTCCAGCCGCTCCCTGTGATTCCGTATGAAATAGATTATATTGATTATAATCGGCATCCCCGGTCGCGTTTCTCCAACTGATGATGAACATTTCCGATTCCCCTTTATTTACTTGTTCAACGAACGAACCGTACTCCATGACCTGAACCTTCAAATGGATCCCGATACCTTTTAACTGTGATTGAAGTACTTCTGCCAAATTAACTCTTTCTTTACTATCCATTGTTAGAATAGTCGCATCAAGACCTTTAGAATAACCAGCTTCAGCCATCAATTTCTTTGCTTCTTTAAGATTGTAATCATAGGTTTTCAGATCAGCGTCGTACCCGAATACCTTAGATCCCATTAAGGAATTTGCCTTTACACCAACATTATTAAAGACACCCTTAATAATGGAATCCATTTCAATGGCATGGGCTATGGCTTTACGAACACGGACATCATTAAACGGTTCTTTATTTACATTAAATCCTATATATTCGGTACCATACCCTTCATTGCGGTAAACATCCATAGCCGCTGAGGATTCTACCTGGTCCATGACAGCTACAGGAAGAGGTTCTGCAATATGTGCTTCTCCCGTTTCTATCATCGATATCCTCGTGGAATCTTCAGGGACGACCTTGAAGATAACTTTGTCCACCTTTGGCTTGTCTCCCCAATAATTTTTGTTTTTCATCAATGTAATTTCTTGGCCTGGTGACCATGAATCAAAAACGAAAGGACCTGTTCCATTCGGCTCTTGGATAATTTTTTTTCCGTACTTTTCAATCGTTTTTGGACTGATGATTCCGCCTTCGTGATTCGCCAAGATGGAAAGCAGCGGGGAAAAAGGTTCCTTCAGAATGAATTGCACGGTATATTCATCAACCGGTTTCACTTCTTTTACCATATCGAATACTACCGCTCTAGGAGAAGCGACCAACGGATCCAATAGTCGATCAAACGTCTTTTTTACTGCAGCTGCATTAAATGGTGTGCCATCATGAAACGTTACATCATGCCTAAGCTTGAACTCCCAGGTCGTGTCATTTATTTGCTTCCATTTTTCGGCCAGCATAGGCTGTATCTCACTATTCTCATCACGCTGGACAAGACCTTCATAGATTTTATGGTGAGTGACGCTAGCGGCGTTAATCGTGGACATGAACTGCTGATCCAAATTCTCGGCGTCGGATAAGCGGGCAATGACCAGTGTACCCCCTTCGTTTGATGCTTTGTTCGGATCACTTGCTGTTGTGCTTACGTCATTGTTAGAAGAACAGCCAGTAATGATGATAACCATGAACATGATTAGGAAAAGCTTTCCTGCCCCACGCTTCAATCCCATGGACTTCGACCTCCAGATTTCATTTTTTGAACACTTATCTAATTATAGGAAATATTCTGACTATTTATTTTGAAAATCTTTACTATGTTTTTCATTTTCTTTACTTGTTTTCGTAAATTGTTTTCTCGCTTTTGCATCGCTTATCGATTCCACGATCTTAAATGATGGCTTAAACAATTCTTTCTCGGGAAGCTTCTGATAATCTCTTTCCAGATATCCTCTTCTCATCTTATCAAAATACTTTTGCCCCTTATATTTGATTTCTTTTAAATCAAGATTGGGGATTTTTTGATCCTTCATGACTACTTTTCCATTTATGATGGATAATTTAACGTCCCTCCCAGACCCACTTACGAACATGGTCCGAATGGGATCATCGATTACGCCCATATGATATCTGTCCAAATCAATCGCAATGATATCAGCTTTTGCCCCTGCTGCAATGCGGCCAAGATCGTTCCTGCCAAGAAAAGCAGCCGCATCAAGTGTGGCTGACCGAAAGAAATCGGCATAGACAGAGCCGTCCGTTTCTCCTTCCACCATCCGTGAGAGCATGCTCCCTATCCTTACGTTCTGGAACATATCCGGAGGGAAGGTGTCCGTTCCAAGGGCTATATTGATCCCAGCCCTTTTATATTTAGCGAATGATTCTAACGCTTCCCCATGCCTCCCGATAATCAGGGGGCAATGAATCACCGTTGTATTCGTTTCTCTTAGCAGCGCCAAGTCATCACCCTGTCCATATTTCGCTCCACTGTATCCTGAAACAAAGTGGGCATGCGGGATCCCTGTTCTTGGACCGAGAAAACCAAGGTCGTACAAATATCTGATTGGTGTAACATGATGGGCCTCCCAGATGGTGTTGAATTCAAAACTTCCTTGTGCGGCATGGAGCTTAATCGGGACATCCAATTTTTCGCTGTAATATTTGATCTGTTTTAATTGCTCTGCCGTTTGGGACTCTATACGTTCTGGAGCGAGCATCCCTCTGACCATGCCTCCATGGGCTCCATCGAATTTTTCTACAAACTCCACCGCTTTTTGCAATCCCGCTTCACCGGCTTTTTCATCCCAATGCAGTTTTATATTTCCGTTAGGCTGGACGACTCTCATTCCTGATTGGAAACTCGGGCCCAGGTAAATCCTTAACCCCAATTCAGCTGCATGTTTTGCCGCAGCTGCCAATTCTTCATAGGTTTCGGCCCAGCTTTTATAAAAAACGGAAGTGATAGGCATGGCCGTCGTCACACCATGAAGAATGAGTTGTGAATAAGCATATAAAGATTTAAAGGATTCTTCTTCCTCGGTCATTAATTCGGGATGTCCGCTTTGTATATGATTCTCTGACCAGAGAAGGTTTTTCTGTCTGTCCGCACCGGCTTCAAAATGTAAAATATCATGGTCAATGTCCCCTAATGCATTTAAATCTATGAACCCAGGACTGATAATGGCGTTACCGGCATCCATTACCTCGTCCACTTCTTCATTGTAATTTTTCCCTACATACAGTATCGTGTCTTTTTCATAAACGATCTCTGCGTTTTCCAAAATGACATGATCGCACCCATCATACCCAATTACATATCTTCCTTTAAGCTTGGTTTTCATCTTATTCCCCTTTCCGCATGGCCGGCAGCGTCTTCGCGTTCGTCATATCGCTTTTCATCTACATATGCCCTGGCGTGTCCCCAGAAATATTTCGTCGGCTGCATGTACTTTTCGAGCCCGGCACGCTTTATCGTTGAAAAGGCCTCCTCATTCGCTTCATCAAGCACTGTACTTTCATGAACGGTCCGTACAATCCTCCCCTCCATGATCAATTTCCCATCAACGATGACATGCTCCACATCATTCGCCACTGCTTGAAACACAAGCCGATGAACATGCATGAATTCAGGGGTCAGATGTGGCTGATGCAGATTGACCGTAATGACATCGGCTTTTTTCCCAATCTCCAGGGAGCCTATTTCATCATCCCAGCCAATGCATTTAGCAGCATCTATCGTGATCATTTCCAACAGCTTGCCTGGGGGTAAATAATAGTAATCCCTTAGGGCTGCCTGGTGAACAAACTGTGTTTTCCTCATTGCCTGGAACATATCGAAACTTGTGGAAGGGGAAGTCCCATCCGTGGAGATTGCCACAGTTGCCCCCATCTCCAATAATTCGGTTATGGGGGTACGTGCATGAACCTGGCCAAATCCAGGTGATGCACTGACGTTTGTACCTGTTTCCGCCAATATTCTTGCCTCATCAAAGGAAATGCCGCGACAGTGCTGTAAATGAACATCTGGACCCAACAAGGCATTTTCCTTATCCTGTATCGCTAAATGAATCATCCCGCCAAAGGCATCAGAGTGTATCCGTGTGTTATATTTCCTGGCAATCTCCCTTATTTTCTTCGCTTGATAAAGATCATGATCATTCAGCCCATAAAGCCTGTCAGGAGATGTGGGATTGGAAGGATCAACGGATGTAACGATGACAAATGGTGTAATGAAGGCTCTCGTGCGGTCTTCATTTGCATGGTTCAGTGCCTCGATTACAGCTTCTGCCCCCTTCAATACTCCTTCATAGGAAACTTCCTTTACCATTCTCTTTCCGTCAATCCACCTACTGAACGAATGTGGCCATGGAGGGTTACAGGGCCCGGTGCAAACCACTTCCCTGATTCCCACTTCGGCGTATGCTTTTGTGTGATTGATGGCGAAAATCGGTTCATCGGATCGTGGCATGGACCCTAAAACGCTCACACCTGTTGTTACACCCGCCTTTAATCTCTCAAGAGAGGAGAGCTTTCCTTCGTAGTACCAAAAGTCATCTGTTACAAAATGTTTATACGTATTTGTCATGATGGGCATCCAAAAATCAATATTCTCCATCG
Protein-coding sequences here:
- a CDS encoding amidohydrolase family protein: MKTKLKGRYVIGYDGCDHVILENAEIVYEKDTILYVGKNYNEEVDEVMDAGNAIISPGFIDLNALGDIDHDILHFEAGADRQKNLLWSENHIQSGHPELMTEEEESFKSLYAYSQLILHGVTTAMPITSVFYKSWAETYEELAAAAKHAAELGLRIYLGPSFQSGMRVVQPNGNIKLHWDEKAGEAGLQKAVEFVEKFDGAHGGMVRGMLAPERIESQTAEQLKQIKYYSEKLDVPIKLHAAQGSFEFNTIWEAHHVTPIRYLYDLGFLGPRTGIPHAHFVSGYSGAKYGQGDDLALLRETNTTVIHCPLIIGRHGEALESFAKYKRAGINIALGTDTFPPDMFQNVRIGSMLSRMVEGETDGSVYADFFRSATLDAAAFLGRNDLGRIAAGAKADIIAIDLDRYHMGVIDDPIRTMFVSGSGRDVKLSIINGKVVMKDQKIPNLDLKEIKYKGQKYFDKMRRGYLERDYQKLPEKELFKPSFKIVESISDAKARKQFTKTSKENEKHSKDFQNK
- a CDS encoding glutathione ABC transporter substrate-binding protein, with the translated sequence MGLKRGAGKLFLIMFMVIIITGCSSNNDVSTTASDPNKASNEGGTLVIARLSDAENLDQQFMSTINAASVTHHKIYEGLVQRDENSEIQPMLAEKWKQINDTTWEFKLRHDVTFHDGTPFNAAAVKKTFDRLLDPLVASPRAVVFDMVKEVKPVDEYTVQFILKEPFSPLLSILANHEGGIISPKTIEKYGKKIIQEPNGTGPFVFDSWSPGQEITLMKNKNYWGDKPKVDKVIFKVVPEDSTRISMIETGEAHIAEPLPVAVMDQVESSAAMDVYRNEGYGTEYIGFNVNKEPFNDVRVRKAIAHAIEMDSIIKGVFNNVGVKANSLMGSKVFGYDADLKTYDYNLKEAKKLMAEAGYSKGLDATILTMDSKERVNLAEVLQSQLKGIGIHLKVQVMEYGSFVEQVNKGESEMFIISWRNATGDADYNQYNLFHTESQGAAGNTFFYSNPKVDNLIDAARKEKDEEKRKDLYSEAQEIEMSDTPYIPVRVIENVAAVSKGVKGFSISPSGYLEINEVTIK
- a CDS encoding amidohydrolase family protein, translated to MSQSYWLTNVRLENGFTYDENETITGTETGNYHIKIENGIISSILLAKESITDQDPQHDVHGLLMVPSFKEMHIHIDKTYYGGPWKACMPAINGVKTRIEEEQVLLPELLPTAKVRAEKMLDLLLDFGSTHIRTHCNIDPVIGLKNLEATIQALEGYKDKLTYEIVAFPQHGLLRSNSAGLLREAMKYGANLVGGVDPATIDENIERSLETIMDIAVESNSDIDVHLHDPDQLGLFTMQRLASMTEDAGWQGRVTVSHASGLADVSVPEATSIAERFSETGISITSTVPIFRTIPIPLLHEKGVKVELGNDSITDHWTPFGIGDNLEKVGRLAERFRMIDERSLAKSLQFITGGTTPLNQDGIKAWPNVGDVANIVLLEASCSAEAVARRSKRAAVIFRGNVVSGSISSFETTGV
- a CDS encoding amidohydrolase family protein; this encodes MIDLLLIHGTVITMDQNRRILPDGAIAINQGRILAVDATEKLQLKYEAVKVIDCSHQCILPGLIDVHGHGGHSMFKTIAMENIDFWMPIMTNTYKHFVTDDFWYYEGKLSSLERLKAGVTTGVSVLGSMPRSDEPIFAINHTKAYAEVGIREVVCTGPCNPPWPHSFSRWIDGKRMVKEVSYEGVLKGAEAVIEALNHANEDRTRAFITPFVIVTSVDPSNPTSPDRLYGLNDHDLYQAKKIREIARKYNTRIHSDAFGGMIHLAIQDKENALLGPDVHLQHCRGISFDEARILAETGTNVSASPGFGQVHARTPITELLEMGATVAISTDGTSPSTSFDMFQAMRKTQFVHQAALRDYYYLPPGKLLEMITIDAAKCIGWDDEIGSLEIGKKADVITVNLHQPHLTPEFMHVHRLVFQAVANDVEHVIVDGKLIMEGRIVRTVHESTVLDEANEEAFSTIKRAGLEKYMQPTKYFWGHARAYVDEKRYDEREDAAGHAERGIR